In one window of Planktothrix sp. FACHB-1365 DNA:
- a CDS encoding NACHT domain-containing protein, with amino-acid sequence MNNITVLNFKDGNFNKGFTVTLLFGDKTDSEISAFLPRSLQMFQSFQEWWESSDRKRSSRLTEKPGAKTSTEKKQEDEQKKQEIRAKATNLQDSLNRWLNSESFHPIHQKLTEILHANTEVQLFIQTDNQQLQQLPWHSWNILNSYPKIEVSLSFPTPYPSRKRSWLNLRHKIRILAILGDRSRIDISPDWQALKALPPEQAEIVFLGLDENKPNQSTLTRQEIYEKLWDEKGWDILFFAGHSNTDWNQDGRIDINSEDSLTIPELRSALRSAIALGLRLAIFNSCDGLGLAQGLADLQIPQVIVMRKPIPDPVAHKFLENFLVHFAHNQESLYTSVKLARKSLEDLENDYPYASWLPIICQNPIDPCLNWQDLLNNLNVTPTWESCCCTMLVLDALKRLKVNMFVQGTLPLPANVEVETDAKSESKNRSYKGWEVEDIYIEPTLGLFEQLKTDENQQKYSLSEYIITQKLQYFHFLKQVIKQGKTPKSKGSKIAIIGEPGVGKTLLLQRIANSITWDLQLNSSLVIWISLADLNAKQNLEKYLKKTWLERVKDLTKSSDEITAENLEHLFREKRVWLLLDGADETPAYSGNSLGEIYQQILNSSWISQARIILTCRFNIWAANKTSLQNFDIYRHLELSYDQPYDQVKSFILRWFASQKEKGFALRFALDEPGFNRIKDLAQNPLQLSLLCLVWEQKGILPETKSELYSQFVEAIYQWKYQSFPLTSSKIQLLNRKLAKLAQQTFDKTIPFLSRPWIEIVNRRSPEKNKRLFKMLEKMGWNQSVSPFRISHLMAWSTLAGDLPLALKLGWLNPVGSNEFSSQEPVYAFSHPTFHEYFAAQAISNKDWKYFLNHDHVLNLDPAYGIYRIFEPQWQEVILLWLGRKDVPDWIKENFLEALLSFEDRCDNFYQLKARFIAVVSLAEFKQCNEKLAKAILKKVIPISLIDYNPDQDCWVVYKRPIGDRAYEALLKTDGKTAKEFLLELSQKVPPDYIWTLFNIAYALQTLGIEKQTSINIYLKLIQTDPQIRYYAFEQLWSIAKGNQDAIEYLKELINNKNTSNYIRDQEALTLAIIAEKEHDLLTGFDKLVENLYHVYDYSNYYDVEIYKIFEAHLGSVSISKVVDKLKVLLNTTQDQHQYIRLCAAINLFKVNPKLPEAITTLTDLIQLNHPLINYFYADDIGQKAIKVLEYFGQDNPQLFKKISECIATTKNGETMRRLLDLILKIATDSDHPDLIQVLSDRIDKITIDLEDIEQTTLFDKDLLCWSDGLWKINFAEALGQVSPQHPKAVQTLLELILTPFTQPTFESQRFRLYAAHSLGKICPNHPMALQTLIDIMNIGLAYIFNELNCLKINHKNYSYYFSDHKIEDLQFQHWLTAFSMEKIGEIADQNSNLLPILTPLLKSPDEVFRLKTAKTILSIDPGNITALDTLINLHYTIEKDYYSTDASDYFLSLAKRISEIQDPIKRKYLKDTLIEFMQTNPNPQQRIWAAKTLGEVMPGLPQTVEVLIDLIKYHSDQDIRQIIKIFKSTLKGTQFERVIFTVFYPSVVEIYSESSYKFEQLSDLLWYCADHVSYPKFYRAWHRKPALYYLEPKLIVAVSLVSLIKVCVFLYLRLKWRLKFPKNLVLDGFRIIVAVLKVIFYIIRLPIFLAYIPVRILSDIISPLLSRLLKREIDLLSTFLALIGQIMGFCLGILMIIFNLSLSLLIIVLILGIPIYLIILLFSLITKG; translated from the coding sequence ACTCCTTATCCTTCGAGAAAAAGAAGTTGGTTAAATCTGAGACATAAAATTAGAATTTTGGCAATTTTGGGTGATCGTAGTCGAATTGATATTTCACCAGATTGGCAAGCTTTAAAAGCTTTACCACCCGAACAAGCAGAAATTGTATTTTTAGGGTTAGATGAAAATAAACCCAACCAATCCACCCTAACTCGTCAAGAAATCTATGAAAAACTTTGGGATGAAAAAGGCTGGGATATTCTATTTTTTGCAGGTCACAGTAATACTGATTGGAATCAAGATGGACGAATTGATATTAACTCTGAAGATAGCTTAACAATTCCTGAGTTAAGGTCAGCTTTACGGTCTGCTATTGCTTTAGGTTTAAGACTTGCTATATTCAACTCCTGTGACGGTTTAGGTTTAGCTCAAGGACTCGCAGACCTACAAATTCCTCAGGTTATTGTGATGCGAAAGCCAATTCCCGATCCAGTAGCACACAAATTTTTAGAAAATTTTCTAGTTCATTTTGCTCACAATCAAGAATCCCTCTATACTTCTGTTAAGTTGGCAAGAAAAAGTTTAGAAGATTTAGAAAATGATTATCCCTATGCCAGTTGGCTACCAATTATCTGCCAAAATCCTATTGATCCTTGTCTAAATTGGCAAGACTTATTAAACAATTTGAATGTCACTCCAACTTGGGAAAGTTGCTGCTGTACAATGTTAGTTTTAGATGCGCTGAAACGACTAAAAGTTAATATGTTTGTTCAAGGAACTTTACCTCTCCCTGCAAATGTAGAAGTTGAAACGGACGCTAAGAGCGAATCAAAAAATCGCAGTTATAAAGGATGGGAAGTAGAAGATATTTATATTGAACCTACTTTGGGATTGTTTGAACAACTTAAAACTGATGAAAATCAGCAAAAATATTCGCTTTCAGAATATATAATTACCCAAAAACTTCAATATTTTCATTTTTTAAAGCAAGTGATCAAACAAGGAAAAACCCCTAAAAGTAAAGGTTCTAAAATTGCGATTATTGGAGAACCTGGAGTTGGAAAAACTTTACTCTTACAACGAATTGCAAACTCAATCACCTGGGATCTTCAGCTAAACTCATCTTTAGTAATCTGGATTTCTTTAGCCGACTTAAATGCAAAACAAAATTTGGAAAAATATCTCAAAAAAACTTGGCTAGAACGAGTTAAAGATCTTACAAAAAGTTCTGATGAGATAACGGCTGAAAACTTAGAACACCTATTTCGAGAAAAAAGAGTTTGGCTTTTATTAGATGGAGCCGATGAAACTCCAGCTTATTCAGGAAACTCTTTAGGGGAAATTTATCAACAAATTTTAAATTCTTCTTGGATTTCACAAGCTAGGATTATACTCACTTGTCGTTTCAATATTTGGGCAGCCAATAAAACATCCCTACAAAATTTTGATATTTATCGCCATCTTGAATTAAGCTATGATCAACCTTACGATCAGGTTAAATCTTTTATTTTACGTTGGTTCGCAAGCCAAAAAGAAAAAGGTTTTGCCTTACGTTTTGCTTTAGATGAACCCGGATTCAATCGAATTAAAGACCTCGCTCAAAATCCTTTACAGCTTTCGTTACTCTGCTTAGTTTGGGAGCAAAAGGGAATTCTACCAGAAACAAAATCAGAACTTTATAGCCAATTTGTTGAAGCTATCTATCAATGGAAATATCAATCTTTTCCCCTGACATCGAGTAAAATTCAGTTGTTAAATAGAAAATTGGCTAAACTGGCTCAACAAACTTTTGATAAAACAATTCCTTTCTTATCTCGACCTTGGATTGAAATTGTTAACCGAAGATCACCGGAAAAAAATAAAAGACTTTTTAAAATGTTGGAAAAAATGGGTTGGAACCAGTCTGTTTCTCCCTTTCGTATTTCCCATTTGATGGCTTGGTCAACCCTTGCTGGAGATTTACCGCTTGCTTTGAAGTTGGGATGGCTGAACCCAGTTGGATCTAATGAATTCAGTTCTCAGGAACCTGTTTATGCGTTCTCCCATCCGACTTTTCATGAATACTTTGCAGCCCAAGCAATTTCTAACAAAGATTGGAAATATTTTTTAAATCATGATCACGTTTTAAACCTTGATCCTGCCTATGGAATTTACCGTATATTTGAACCTCAATGGCAAGAAGTTATATTATTATGGTTAGGGCGTAAAGATGTTCCTGATTGGATTAAGGAAAATTTTTTAGAAGCCTTATTAAGTTTTGAGGATCGATGTGATAATTTTTATCAGCTAAAAGCTAGATTTATTGCTGTGGTTAGTTTAGCAGAATTCAAACAATGTAATGAAAAACTTGCCAAAGCTATCTTAAAAAAAGTCATTCCCATTAGTTTAATTGATTATAACCCGGATCAAGATTGTTGGGTTGTCTATAAACGGCCGATTGGAGACAGAGCTTATGAGGCTTTATTAAAAACAGATGGAAAAACAGCTAAAGAATTTTTGCTAGAGCTAAGTCAGAAAGTGCCTCCTGATTATATTTGGACGTTATTCAATATAGCTTATGCACTTCAAACCCTTGGGATTGAAAAACAAACTAGCATTAATATTTACTTAAAATTAATCCAAACTGATCCCCAAATTCGATATTATGCCTTTGAGCAGCTATGGTCTATCGCTAAAGGGAATCAAGATGCAATTGAATATTTAAAAGAATTAATTAATAATAAAAATACATCAAATTACATTCGGGATCAAGAAGCTTTAACACTAGCTATTATCGCCGAAAAAGAACATGATTTATTAACAGGATTTGATAAGTTAGTGGAAAATCTCTATCATGTCTATGATTATTCTAATTATTATGATGTGGAAATTTATAAAATTTTTGAAGCTCATTTAGGCTCAGTGAGTATTTCCAAAGTAGTAGATAAACTCAAAGTCTTATTGAATACAACTCAAGATCAACATCAATATATTCGGTTATGTGCAGCTATTAATTTATTTAAAGTTAATCCTAAACTCCCTGAAGCGATTACAACATTAACGGATTTAATTCAACTTAATCATCCTTTAATTAATTATTTTTATGCAGATGATATTGGTCAAAAAGCGATTAAAGTTTTAGAATATTTCGGTCAAGATAACCCTCAGCTTTTTAAGAAAATTAGTGAATGTATCGCAACCACTAAAAATGGTGAAACTATGCGGAGGTTACTTGATTTAATCCTCAAAATTGCTACAGATTCAGATCATCCAGATTTAATTCAAGTGTTAAGCGATCGCATCGATAAAATTACCATTGATTTAGAGGATATTGAGCAAACCACTTTATTCGATAAGGACTTGTTATGTTGGTCGGATGGGTTATGGAAAATCAATTTTGCTGAAGCTTTAGGTCAAGTTTCCCCCCAACATCCTAAAGCGGTACAAACTTTGCTTGAATTAATTTTAACCCCATTTACTCAACCCACTTTTGAATCACAGCGATTTCGCTTATATGCGGCTCACAGTCTAGGAAAAATATGTCCTAATCATCCAATGGCTTTGCAAACTTTAATCGACATTATGAATATCGGATTAGCGTATATCTTTAATGAATTAAATTGCCTAAAAATAAACCATAAAAATTACAGTTATTATTTCTCAGATCATAAAATTGAAGATTTACAATTTCAACATTGGTTAACTGCTTTTTCTATGGAAAAAATAGGTGAGATAGCCGATCAAAATTCCAATCTATTACCCATCTTAACTCCATTACTGAAAAGTCCTGATGAAGTATTTCGCTTGAAAACTGCTAAAACTATATTGTCAATCGATCCTGGGAATATAACAGCATTAGATACGTTAATAAATCTTCACTATACAATTGAGAAGGATTATTATAGTACGGATGCTAGCGATTATTTTCTCTCCTTGGCTAAACGAATTTCAGAAATCCAAGATCCGATCAAAAGAAAATATTTAAAAGACACTCTAATTGAATTTATGCAAACTAATCCGAATCCTCAACAACGAATTTGGGCTGCGAAAACATTAGGAGAAGTGATGCCTGGTCTACCTCAAACCGTAGAAGTTTTAATTGATTTAATCAAATATCATAGTGATCAGGATATCCGTCAAATTATAAAAATCTTTAAGTCAACACTGAAAGGAACACAATTTGAAAGAGTTATTTTTACTGTATTTTATCCTAGTGTTGTAGAAATTTATAGTGAATCTTCTTATAAATTTGAACAACTTTCTGATTTGCTCTGGTACTGTGCAGATCATGTAAGTTATCCTAAATTTTATCGAGCTTGGCACAGAAAACCTGCTTTATATTACTTAGAACCAAAACTTATTGTGGCAGTTTCTCTGGTTTCCTTAATTAAAGTTTGTGTTTTTCTATACTTGCGCTTAAAATGGCGCTTAAAATTTCCTAAAAATTTAGTTTTGGATGGCTTCAGAATTATAGTGGCTGTCCTCAAGGTGATTTTTTATATCATTCGCTTGCCTATATTTCTTGCCTATATTCCTGTGCGGATTCTTTCGGATATAATCTCTCCTTTATTGTCTCGTCTCCTCAAACGAGAAATTGATTTATTATCAACTTTTCTGGCTTTAATCGGTCAAATTATGGGGTTTTGTTTAGGGATTCTCATGATTATTTTTAATTTGAGCTTATCCTTGCTAATTATTGTTTTGATCTTAGGAATACCTATCTACCTGATTATTTTACTATTTTCTTTGATCACAAAAGGTTAG
- a CDS encoding sigma-70 family RNA polymerase sigma factor — protein MNFQQRNEEDERLKSLALEAQTYPVSSPQRKQTLTRLLIEIQASGRLSRPRRGEFLPGIYEEIYAIALQRLWLDVCTHIDKYDSTRAPVIRWVNFLLETRWINQAIREVFGENQRIVQHLEENQLNLTPVESEQCLSELVLEYIESDPQQQFKNHCVRGHPSANFKTLVKRRLAGQSWEDISEELGLKIPTLSSFYKRAIQKFAVEIKQNVEN, from the coding sequence ATGAACTTCCAGCAGAGGAATGAGGAAGATGAACGGTTAAAAAGCCTAGCATTGGAAGCTCAAACCTATCCGGTTTCGAGTCCCCAACGAAAGCAAACTTTAACCCGTTTATTAATAGAAATTCAAGCATCTGGTCGGTTGTCTCGTCCCCGTCGTGGGGAATTTTTACCAGGGATTTATGAAGAAATCTATGCGATCGCATTACAACGACTTTGGCTTGATGTTTGTACCCATATTGATAAATATGATTCCACCAGAGCACCTGTGATTCGATGGGTTAACTTTTTATTAGAAACCCGTTGGATCAATCAAGCTATTCGAGAAGTGTTCGGAGAAAATCAACGAATTGTACAACACCTTGAGGAAAATCAACTTAACTTAACACCCGTAGAATCTGAACAATGTTTATCTGAATTAGTTTTAGAATATATTGAATCAGATCCTCAACAACAATTTAAAAATCACTGTGTTCGGGGTCATCCATCCGCTAATTTTAAAACTCTCGTTAAACGACGATTAGCCGGACAAAGCTGGGAAGATATTTCTGAAGAATTAGGGTTAAAAATACCAACCCTATCTAGTTTTTACAAACGAGCTATTCAAAAGTTTGCTGTTGAAATTAAACAGAATGTAGAAAACTAA
- a CDS encoding DUF1822 family protein, whose amino-acid sequence MNSPLTIPLTLKDRDLAQRFKNQQPNPQKADQVYSQTLAVLAVDYYCQWLGIETDLDSDDSWNPIVKLLSNSADLTLKNIGKIECLPLLPGNNRVKVPVEALADRIGYIVVQLSDDFRQGNLLGFVPSVSSGELKIEELRSLLEWINYLETFKEKPILTQWLKGIFTASWEGVEMIESMLESIPQKPAFNFRSHLTHLSSSPGIKRGKLFNLERNGEEVALFIKLNPVTSSEIDISVQLSSFEQLNLPQDLQMMVLDETGKTVMQSEARGSENLQFNFRGEQGEAFSVKIVLGEVSIIQDFVV is encoded by the coding sequence ATGAATTCTCCCTTAACAATTCCCTTAACTCTTAAAGACCGTGATCTTGCTCAACGCTTTAAAAATCAGCAACCCAACCCTCAAAAAGCTGACCAAGTATATTCTCAAACCTTAGCGGTTTTAGCGGTAGATTATTACTGTCAATGGCTAGGAATCGAAACTGATTTAGATTCCGATGACAGTTGGAATCCGATTGTTAAACTTTTATCTAATTCTGCCGATTTAACTCTAAAAAACATCGGAAAAATAGAATGTTTACCCCTATTACCCGGAAATAACCGTGTTAAAGTTCCTGTAGAAGCCTTAGCCGATAGAATCGGATATATTGTTGTGCAACTCAGCGATGATTTTCGACAAGGGAATTTATTAGGATTTGTACCTTCTGTTTCCTCTGGAGAGTTGAAAATAGAAGAATTGCGATCGCTTTTAGAATGGATTAATTATTTAGAGACTTTTAAGGAAAAACCAATTTTAACCCAGTGGTTAAAAGGTATCTTTACTGCGAGTTGGGAAGGGGTAGAAATGATAGAATCGATGTTAGAGTCTATCCCACAAAAACCCGCTTTTAACTTCAGAAGTCATTTAACTCATTTATCCTCTTCTCCTGGGATAAAACGTGGTAAATTATTCAATTTAGAACGCAATGGGGAAGAAGTTGCTTTATTTATTAAATTAAATCCCGTAACTTCATCAGAAATTGATATTTCTGTTCAATTATCTTCCTTTGAACAACTCAATTTACCTCAAGATTTACAAATGATGGTTCTCGATGAAACAGGAAAAACCGTTATGCAATCTGAAGCCAGAGGAAGCGAAAACTTACAATTTAATTTTAGAGGAGAACAAGGAGAAGCATTTAGTGTTAAGATTGTTTTAGGAGAGGTGAGTATTATCCAAGATTTTGTGGTTTAA
- a CDS encoding CHAT domain-containing protein, translating to MAKIAIFKLKGDWDIQGFEVTLEIRENTGHLVLEKQGYLPPNSELFQQLQNHWNEKYRSLGSPARIKPQSIILQGSIHQRIKACKTSADELRSHLKTWLDCDTFRPLDQRLREECQRNEEIRVLIRTSDLTLKKLPLHLWDFFESYSNAELAISPLELEPLAGNQIFRPGSRLKILAILGHQDGINIEADLKLLQSLPQTEVTFLAEPKKHEINDQLWGQAWDIIFFAGHSGTEGETGRIYINPQDSIPIEELWYGLKKAVQRGLKLAIFNSCDGLGLAEKLDDLNIPQMIVMRELVPDLVAQAFLKYFLLAMTKGESLYCAVREARQRLQDEFEDKFPCASWLPVIYQHPAYFPELFQYPLQKQFSFSKQAKVALLLLTLGGFSWFMVRPPLAKTLHNQWWDFYQSGQLSLVQMTLKFALILEPNNRATCYTLGKLCESVQDLECARKHFQFAAQEGLPAAYSDLARLMIVKDYDYNQSAHLSQLGLKWVDDEDQQVRYSLLKNLGWARWKQGRDSEALNILETAKKLNPQRAAAYCLIAQVKDERGDRLGALPFWKSCLNLAQPDLPDDDSWVGLAQKRLETNQPLLSEGME from the coding sequence ATGGCTAAAATTGCTATTTTCAAGTTGAAGGGAGATTGGGATATTCAGGGTTTTGAAGTTACCCTGGAAATCAGGGAAAATACGGGTCATCTCGTTTTAGAAAAACAAGGTTATCTTCCCCCCAATTCTGAATTATTCCAACAGTTACAAAACCATTGGAATGAAAAATATCGCAGTTTAGGTTCCCCGGCTAGAATTAAACCCCAAAGTATTATTCTCCAAGGTTCAATTCATCAACGAATTAAAGCTTGTAAAACTTCTGCGGATGAATTGCGATCGCATCTCAAAACTTGGCTTGATTGTGACACATTTCGTCCCTTAGATCAACGACTTCGAGAAGAATGTCAACGAAATGAAGAAATTCGGGTATTAATTCGCACTTCAGATCTGACGTTAAAAAAACTACCCTTACATTTGTGGGATTTTTTTGAAAGTTATTCCAATGCTGAATTAGCGATTAGTCCCTTAGAATTAGAACCCCTGGCTGGAAATCAAATATTTCGCCCTGGCTCTCGATTGAAGATTTTAGCCATTTTAGGTCATCAAGACGGAATTAATATAGAAGCTGATTTAAAACTTTTGCAAAGTTTACCCCAGACAGAAGTTACATTTTTAGCCGAACCGAAAAAACATGAAATAAATGATCAACTGTGGGGACAAGCTTGGGATATTATCTTTTTTGCCGGACATAGTGGAACCGAAGGAGAAACCGGACGAATTTATATTAATCCGCAAGACAGTATCCCAATTGAAGAGTTATGGTATGGCTTAAAAAAAGCTGTTCAACGAGGATTAAAACTAGCGATTTTTAATTCCTGTGATGGCTTGGGATTAGCTGAAAAACTCGACGATTTGAATATTCCCCAAATGATTGTTATGCGGGAATTAGTGCCAGATTTAGTTGCCCAAGCTTTTTTGAAGTATTTCCTCCTGGCAATGACCAAAGGAGAATCCTTATATTGTGCAGTTCGAGAAGCACGGCAACGGTTACAGGATGAGTTTGAAGACAAGTTTCCCTGTGCAAGTTGGTTGCCTGTCATTTATCAGCATCCCGCCTATTTTCCTGAACTTTTCCAATATCCCCTTCAAAAGCAATTTTCTTTTTCAAAACAGGCAAAAGTCGCTTTACTTTTATTAACTTTAGGAGGGTTTAGTTGGTTTATGGTTAGACCGCCACTTGCTAAAACCTTACATAATCAATGGTGGGATTTTTATCAATCTGGTCAATTATCCTTAGTACAAATGACGCTCAAATTCGCTTTAATTTTAGAGCCTAATAATCGCGCCACCTGTTATACTTTAGGAAAGCTTTGTGAGTCGGTTCAAGACCTAGAATGTGCTCGAAAACACTTTCAATTTGCTGCCCAGGAAGGTTTGCCTGCTGCCTATAGTGATTTAGCTCGATTGATGATAGTTAAAGACTATGATTATAATCAAAGTGCTCATTTAAGTCAGTTAGGACTTAAATGGGTTGACGATGAGGATCAACAGGTGCGTTATTCCTTGTTAAAAAATCTAGGTTGGGCGCGGTGGAAACAGGGGCGCGATAGTGAAGCTTTAAACATTTTAGAAACCGCTAAGAAACTGAACCCTCAGCGCGCTGCCGCCTATTGTTTGATAGCCCAGGTTAAAGATGAACGGGGAGACAGGTTAGGAGCTTTGCCGTTTTGGAAAAGCTGTTTAAACTTAGCTCAACCGGATCTCCCTGATGATGACTCCTGGGTTGGGTTAGCTCAAAAACGGTTAGAAACTAACCAACCTCTCCTTAGTGAGGGCATGGAATAA